The DNA region ACCTGGAAAGAGATTTTAGTCATTTTCACATGATGTCAGACTTTGGATCACCAAATGATTTAAAGTATCATATAACATTAAGGCCCGTATCCTCAAAACAATATTAAATTTGATGTcggaaaataaaacacaagagaaTCCTTTAAAATTCCCACTATGGTGAATGTTGGTCATGCTACAATAAGCCAGGGGGAAGTAAACATaaagttgaaaataaataaatgcagtgtaaacataataaaatacacaatgtaaacttaataaatcaaatgtaaacaggATTGTAAAAGATAAGAAAATGAAAGTTAAATGAAGATTGGCGAGTTTCAAATAATATCTCTCGAGCAATAATAACATTAGCAGTTATAATTTCACAAACATAAACTGTTGGCTGATTATTGATGATATCAGAGCAGATAATTACTAATAACACCCTCCattgacatgtttgttttgaacgTCAGACCCAGGTGCAAACTAGCTTCACAATGAATAAGCGCTAATGCGTTAGCACCACTGACTGTAGCTATTCAGCTTCAATCTGTGGAAGcaacaaacatcacacacataaataaaacacgTTATTCCCCAGAACGCCGACCACGTCATATCTCCGATTGACCACGAGCGTCTGGAGTTTATACAAACAGGAAACTACACGTTAGCCTGGGCTAGCATCCTGGAAGTTAGCATCGTTAGCTAACAGCGCTAACGCTTCACGCCGAGTTCCCCCGGCTCCCACTCGGACACTTTAAAGACCAGGAGCCCGGGAGCGAGGCCTCACCTTCAGCTTGATGAGCAGGTCTCCACACTTGCTCAGGTTCGGGTTCTTCTTGTTCCACTCTCCCTTCAGGGTCTCGTACAGCCCCGCGGTCTCTCTCAACGCCATGGTGATTCTGCAAAATGTGCGACACCGGCCGTCGGAATACGTTAAAGCGACTGTCGTGAAACGCTCGCCGTTGCCATGGTCGCGTGTTTACCCGCCCACTCGACCCGCAATACGGCAGTTTCAAGATGGCGGCGTTCGGCGCGGAGCGCTGGGTGAGCGAGTTACCGAACCACACGATCTTCAGGAGAATACGGGAGAAGTCGGAGTGGGACCGGCACCGGGGCGAGAGGGGGGCCGCCAAGAACCTGACCTTCTGCCTGGGGGGAGACTTCTTCGTGTGGGACGACGCGGAGCGGCTGTTCTACACCACCAACCTGCGGCAGCTGAACGCGGAGGAGGGACGCGGCGGCGGCGGGGACTGTCAGACCCTCCTGTGCATCAACCCGCCGCTGTTCGAGGTGAACCGGGTGTCGCTGAGTCCCACCCAGCACCACGTCGCGCTGATCGGGCAGCGCGGGGTCTCGGTGCTCGAGCTGCCGCAGCGCTGGGGGAAGAGGTCCGAGTTCGAAGGCGGGCGGAGCGTGATCAACTGCAAGACCATCCCGGTGGCGGAGCGCTTCTTCACCAGCTCGCAGTCGGTGAGTCTGCGGCAGGCGGCCTGGTACCCGAGCGACAACGACGAGCCCCACCTGGTGCTGCTTACCTCCGACAACACCCTCCGGTTCTACGGGTTGAAGTCGCCCCACACGCCGGTGAGAGTCCTGCCGCTGTCTCAGTCTGATGATGGCGGCAGCGGCCATCCTCCCGTCTGCTCCTACGCAGCTTCTCTGGGGGAGATCGCGGTGGCGTTTGACTTCGGGCCGCTGTCGTCTCCTCCCCGGCAGCTGGCGGTCCGGTTCCCCAAAGAGCAGCTGGTGTATCCCCTGTACATCCTTTACGAAAACGGGGAGACCTACGTGAGCTACACAAGCCAGACAACCGGTGTGAGTCTGAGCAAACCTGTCGGCCCCCTCCCCATGTACCCAGCTGCAGAGGACAACTACGGCTATGATGCTTGTGCCATTCTCTGCCTGCCATGTGTGCCCAGTATCCTGGTCATCGCCACAGAGACGGGCACCCTATACCACTGTGTGGTGCTGGAgcccgaggaagaggaggagacgcgGGCGGTGGAGAAGTGGATCCGAGGTGCAGAGGCAGTGCCAGCTCTCTATGTCTTCGAgtgtgtggagctggagctcaCCCTGAAAGTGGCGACCGGAGAGGACGAGGAGCCTCCAGAGTTTGACTTCACCTGCCCCATCAGGCTGCACAGAGACCCCCTGTGCCAGCACCGGTACCACTGCACCCACGAAGCCGGCGTCCACAGCGTGGGCCTGATCTGGGTCAACAAGCTGCAGAAGTTCCTCCAgtcgaaggaggaggagaaggacagtCTCCAGGAGCTGGCTGCTGAGAAGCGCTGCATCGTTGAGCACATTCTTTGCACCAGGCCACTCCAAACCAGTCAGTCGGCTCCGGTTCTCGGCTTCTTGATCGTGTCTGACCTTTCCCTCGGTGCCACCATGATCTGCATCACCAGCATCTACGAGTGCATCCTCTTGCCCCTGCTGAGCTCTATTCGCCCTCCCTCAccttctctgctctgctcccaTCTCGGCCCGGGCTCCGTGAACTCCCCTCTGCGCGGCCTGGCCAACGACTCCTTCGAGCAGCACATCCGCAACATCCTGGCCCGAAGCTCCACCAATCCCCTCGTGCTGAAGGCCGGAGACAAGGAAACATCCCCAGCCCCTCAGGAgtgtctgcagctcctcagcagAGCCACGCAGGTCTTCCGCGAGGAGTACATCCTCAAGCAGGACATGGCCCGCGAGGAGATGCAGAAAAGAGTGAAGCTCCTGACGGGCCAGAAGAaaaagcagctggaggagctggctCTGTgcatggaggagaggaagagtctGACAGAGGCAGCGGAGAGGCTGGCCGACAAGCACGAAGATGCAAAGTATCGGCAGGAAACCATTATGAACAGGGTCAAAAAGGTGCTGGTCAGTGTGCAAAGCCAGCTGCCCGTCCTGTCCAACAGCGAGAAGGACATGAAGAAGGAGCTGCAGACCATCAGCGACAAACTGAAGCACCTGGACAACTGCATCAAGCAGGTGAACATGAAGATGGAATACCAGAAGACACAGGTGGACAAGGACGCGCCCGCAGCCAGGACGTCAGTGTCACTCAACGCCCAGCAGAAAAAGGTGGTCCAGGATGTCCTCAGAGAACAGGGACAGCAAATCGGGGACATGATGAAGCAGATAAAGGACATCAAGAACCACTTCAGTTTCTAAGCTCTGTGGACATCACCAGAAATGGGTTGAGGGTTGggttggggtgtgtgtgggggggggggggggtttgaatgTTCTGTCGAGTTGATAAAGTCCAGTTATTAAATTTTGATAAAAACCGCAGTGCTTTAATTCTCAGTGTATTTGATATGTTTCGTATACACTGATGGAACTTCCTATGTCGCTTGTTCTCTTAACTGAAAAATAACAGATTTGCCGTCATGACAGTGTCTCTTCATGTAGAGTTTTGAGTCAAAGCAGAATATCTCATGTAAATGCAGATGAAGTTTGAAATGTATCAAACAATTTTCAACATGTTCGGGTCACTTTTggataaaacaataaactttAAACATATCTATAACTGACTTTACTCACTTACTCATTACATCAGCATAGTACTTTTGGTTCAACATCTTTCCCAAGCTAAATTATAAGAGGATTAAAAGAATAAGTTGACTGAAACATCCACAAAAATAATTGTAAACTATATGTTAGAGTATCAAAGGACTTGAAAAGAATATGTTCACAAACTAGTAAACTGAAACTTCCAAATAATTGTGAAGAGATCAATAGCTCATGTATTTCCCAAAAGACATGGGGTCACAATTATAGTCCTTGTGTCCAACTGTGTCTTATAAATACGTTATTAACATATGTAACTATGATGCTTCAACAGTCTGTGTGAAACCAACTTGATGTGACTGACTGATGAAACCTGTGATGACGACCTATTCTACACATGATTATCTAGTTTTTATAGAGgaaatagaaaagagaaaattacGTACTCTTATAAACTAAATCATTTAGTTGTCATGTTCGTAAACAGTGGATATGATATTTAACTCTTGTGTATCTGCTCCAGAGAAACTATCTCCCCAAAGAATGTTCAGTAGTTTCAGATGTTCACTCAAATAGCAGCCTGCTAAAAATGCATGATATTCTAAACCAAGACCTGTTCATCATTTCCTGAAAAGTACATATGTTAAAAAATGCTCAGTGTTGCAAACAATGGAAATTCTCGCCTCTACACCTTAAGTGAATCAGACCCCATCCCTCCACCACGTTTAGTGAAAATCCGTATTTTGCATAATCCATGTTAGTGATGAGTGCGCCCAAATAAAACTTTTACAGATTTATCAGAGAGTCCTGACTTGATGATGggaatacatttaaaaaggagTTGCTAGTTGACTGGAGCTGTTAAATTGTATTATGTCATATAGACATAtggtgtttctgttatttttctcctctccattcatATCAATGAGGAAAGgctaaatattaaaaacaacaaactacaGTGGAATAAACACCTTTAAAACTGAAGACTTCCAGCTGAAGAAGGTTCAgagtgtacctaataaactgacagCTGAGTGCACACAGGCTTGAATGCCTCCAGTCTGCCCTCTACAGCTGTAACACTGTAACGTGCAGTGTGAGGTGGAGTCCTGTATCCAGCAGGTGTCACCCCCACACCAGAGCTGCTGACCTCCAGTGTCCCTGCTTTTCCAGGGGAGGAGGAATTCCCCCTGTAAGCTCCCAGTGACGTATGAGGAGACCCCGGTTCCGTTGACTAAGCTCCACTGTAGGGGGATGTCTGtcgttgttgtgtgtgtgtgtgtgtgtgtggggggggggggtgttggggtTCTCCTCTCTGCACCCTGAACCTCAGAGCTGTGTTGGCACCGTGCAGCTCGACTGGAGCAACACATACAGATGTATGACTCAGCACAGACTAATTACATAACAGGCGGGCATTGTTCAAGCTGCTGTGGGGAGTctttttaccctgctctccaaaaTGGCGTCGAAGGCAGATTATTTGAAAATATACAAGAAATCAAGTCAAGGATCCATATCTCCACTCCCACTGCACCAGGGTTTGTTGTCCCCTCTACTAGACGTCTTCCCCCTCTCATAACCTCTCACTGTTactctcacacactttcacaggAGAGGGTGTGGTGAAGCAGCTCTTACACAGCAACACACTCCAAATAGGGGATGCTGTTAAACCCTTTCATAAAGGTACAGTGTCTGGATCCTGTGCACAAGCCTGAGGAACCTTAGCAGACCCTTGGAAAGGGAGATATTAATAACTCGTGGCCCAGCCCACCACATTCCTCACATGTGAGTCACtgtgagccagagagagagagatggcggAGAGGGGAGAGCTGTTtctcatttgtgtttctttccatGGAGGAGTGGAACAAGGAGGCGGGGAGGAGGCCACCCCTTCCTTTGCAAAATCTTGGAAGCCAAATGTGAATCACACGCATCTCAATACAGGACACATACTTCAGCAGCACACAGTTTACACAGGATGAGGCCAGAGGTTAGAGTGAGGGTGTTGATCTGTGCggggatgaggaggaacagGACTGTGCTTCAGTGTGTGGTAGAAGGACGGGCAGAGGGGGAAAGGTTGCGGCTGGTGGGAAGGAGAGCCTCGGAAAATGGTGGTATGGGGACTTGGCAGGGGGAGAGTGTGAGTCACTGTTTATCTGGTCTGTCACCGAGAAACCAACTGAGCTGGATAGAAACGAAAATCCAAGGGAGAAGCAGCCCAGCGATCACTTCTGCACAATGTCCCCTTTTGTTCAAGGTTTAGAATCCTCCTCAATGTTTCTTCACTATTTAAAACTTTGAATCTTACAAAAGAATCACAACAGAGACGGGGCACAGTCAGAGAATCTTTATTTGGTTACAATAAAAGTTAACATTTGGTGGAGCTGTGTACAGTAGTCAGTGATATACCAGTTATTCAGCATGTAATCTCAGCACGTCGTGTTCTTTAACTGAGGtctgcacaaacaaaacagcaacaatTACACAAAAAGTAAGATATAGAGTCAGCAGGAAACTGGGGCGTGCAAAGCGGCAAAGTGAAATGCGTTCAGGTTATTAGACGTGTGCTGCCAGTTGGAGTcgaaaagaagaataaacaacAAGTCTTGTGATTGGAATTAGTCTTCGTGAATGGTTCTTATGCAGTTTTGCTGTGAACGACATGTTGAGTACTGCTCGCTTAGAGGGCGCCTGCCTTCATCTGCTTCTGCTCAGCAACACAAGTGgatatatcttcttttttta from Platichthys flesus chromosome 4, fPlaFle2.1, whole genome shotgun sequence includes:
- the nup88 gene encoding nucleoporin 88 produces the protein MAAFGAERWVSELPNHTIFRRIREKSEWDRHRGERGAAKNLTFCLGGDFFVWDDAERLFYTTNLRQLNAEEGRGGGGDCQTLLCINPPLFEVNRVSLSPTQHHVALIGQRGVSVLELPQRWGKRSEFEGGRSVINCKTIPVAERFFTSSQSVSLRQAAWYPSDNDEPHLVLLTSDNTLRFYGLKSPHTPVRVLPLSQSDDGGSGHPPVCSYAASLGEIAVAFDFGPLSSPPRQLAVRFPKEQLVYPLYILYENGETYVSYTSQTTGVSLSKPVGPLPMYPAAEDNYGYDACAILCLPCVPSILVIATETGTLYHCVVLEPEEEEETRAVEKWIRGAEAVPALYVFECVELELTLKVATGEDEEPPEFDFTCPIRLHRDPLCQHRYHCTHEAGVHSVGLIWVNKLQKFLQSKEEEKDSLQELAAEKRCIVEHILCTRPLQTSQSAPVLGFLIVSDLSLGATMICITSIYECILLPLLSSIRPPSPSLLCSHLGPGSVNSPLRGLANDSFEQHIRNILARSSTNPLVLKAGDKETSPAPQECLQLLSRATQVFREEYILKQDMAREEMQKRVKLLTGQKKKQLEELALCMEERKSLTEAAERLADKHEDAKYRQETIMNRVKKVLVSVQSQLPVLSNSEKDMKKELQTISDKLKHLDNCIKQVNMKMEYQKTQVDKDAPAARTSVSLNAQQKKVVQDVLREQGQQIGDMMKQIKDIKNHFSF